From a region of the Butyrivibrio sp. AE3004 genome:
- a CDS encoding LysR family transcriptional regulator encodes MIETYLLEHLVAFKNHRTLSEAAEALHLTQPTLTRSMSKLEDEFGVKLFEREKKRLYLNDTGKVAAEYAEDILHMHEAMEEQVRLSDRRSKTITVGSCAPGPLLELMPRLSTTFSNMALSTEMTDEETLITGINNKTYQMIILNHQLEGELYHSQHCGSEHLCASLIPEHKLAYESSITFKQMDGESFLMVSEVGVWDAIVRKHMPKSKFLLQSGTESLMEVAETSSLPAFSTDLTNRVLGMRHNRFSVPFSDKDAQMDFYCICLKSEYKNYINWFKRL; translated from the coding sequence ATGATCGAGACATATCTTTTGGAGCATCTTGTAGCTTTTAAGAATCACAGAACATTATCCGAAGCAGCAGAAGCACTTCATCTTACGCAGCCTACACTTACCAGATCCATGAGCAAGCTCGAGGACGAGTTTGGAGTAAAGCTTTTTGAGAGGGAGAAAAAAAGACTGTATCTTAATGATACAGGTAAGGTAGCTGCAGAATATGCAGAAGATATTCTTCACATGCATGAGGCCATGGAAGAACAGGTACGTCTTTCTGACAGAAGAAGCAAGACCATAACTGTAGGATCCTGTGCACCTGGTCCGCTTCTTGAGCTGATGCCAAGACTATCAACGACATTTTCTAATATGGCATTATCAACAGAGATGACAGATGAAGAAACCCTTATTACAGGGATTAATAACAAAACATATCAGATGATAATACTCAACCATCAGCTTGAAGGTGAGCTTTATCATTCCCAGCACTGCGGCTCAGAACACCTTTGTGCATCACTAATACCGGAGCATAAACTTGCATATGAAAGCTCCATCACGTTCAAGCAAATGGATGGTGAAAGTTTTCTCATGGTATCTGAAGTCGGAGTATGGGATGCCATCGTCCGAAAACATATGCCAAAGTCGAAGTTTCTTCTTCAATCGGGAACAGAATCCCTTATGGAAGTCGCAGAGACTTCGTCCCTTCCTGCCTTCTCGACTGACCTAACCAATCGCGTTCTTGGAATGCGTCACAACAGATTTTCTGTTCCATTTTCTGATAAAGATGCACAGATGGACTTCTACTGTATTTGTCTGAAGTCAGAGTATAAGAATTACATAAACTGGTTCAAGAGATTATGA
- a CDS encoding flavodoxin yields MKTLVAYFSWSGNTEKIAKRIVAKTGADMFRIERKVPYSEDYNTCAYREAKEEIEKKIRPEIKTPLPDVGKIRQLDSGIFLSGGTHHRFLYGDFWNPIRTGKEKDLSFCELLYR; encoded by the coding sequence ATGAAGACACTTGTAGCGTATTTCTCATGGAGCGGAAATACAGAGAAGATTGCCAAACGGATTGTGGCGAAGACCGGAGCCGATATGTTCAGGATCGAGCGAAAGGTACCCTACAGTGAAGATTACAACACCTGTGCATATAGAGAGGCAAAGGAAGAGATAGAAAAGAAGATAAGACCGGAGATAAAGACACCTCTTCCGGATGTGGGAAAAATACGACAGCTTGATTCTGGCATTTTCCTATCTGGTGGTACACATCACCGCTTCCTGTATGGAGATTTTTGGAATCCTATCCGGACTGGAAAGGAAAAAGATTTATCTTTTTGCGAACTCTTATACAGATGA
- a CDS encoding aldo/keto reductase, producing MEYITLNTGAKMPLEGFGVFQIPDLKECEEVVYNAIKTGYRLIDTAAAYANEEAVGKAVARAISDGLTTREELFITTKVWVNDMKSEEAAYEAVKTSLGKMELDYADLILLHQPMGDYFAAYRGITKAYKEGLAKAIGVANFYPAILTNLCETVEVIPAVNQVELHPFFAQEAAIENMKAYGVVPQAWGPLAEGKHGIFTDPVLTEIGKKYDKSAAQVALKWNAQRGVSIIPKSVHVERMEQNIDIWDFELTDEEMAKVAAKDLGHSEIVNHDSPEFVKFVLNLH from the coding sequence ATGGAGTACATTACACTTAACACAGGAGCAAAGATGCCACTTGAGGGATTCGGAGTATTTCAGATTCCGGACTTAAAAGAATGCGAAGAGGTAGTTTATAACGCTATCAAGACTGGATACCGTCTTATCGATACTGCAGCCGCGTATGCAAATGAAGAAGCTGTTGGAAAAGCAGTTGCCCGTGCTATTTCTGATGGTCTGACCACAAGGGAAGAGCTTTTCATAACCACCAAAGTGTGGGTAAACGACATGAAGAGTGAGGAAGCTGCTTATGAAGCTGTAAAGACATCGCTTGGCAAGATGGAACTCGATTATGCAGACCTCATTCTCCTTCATCAGCCAATGGGTGATTACTTCGCAGCTTACCGCGGGATCACAAAGGCATACAAGGAAGGTCTGGCAAAGGCTATAGGTGTAGCAAATTTCTATCCTGCTATTCTTACAAACCTCTGCGAGACAGTAGAAGTAATTCCGGCTGTAAATCAGGTAGAGCTTCATCCCTTCTTTGCACAGGAAGCAGCAATTGAGAATATGAAGGCTTATGGCGTTGTTCCTCAGGCCTGGGGACCTCTTGCAGAAGGAAAACATGGGATTTTCACAGATCCTGTTCTTACAGAGATTGGAAAGAAGTATGATAAGAGTGCAGCTCAGGTTGCTTTGAAGTGGAATGCCCAGCGAGGTGTTTCCATCATCCCCAAGTCAGTGCATGTGGAGAGAATGGAACAGAACATCGATATCTGGGATTTTGAACTCACTGATGAAGAGATGGCTAAGGTGGCTGCAAAGGATCTGGGACACAGCGAGATCGTAAACCATGATAGTCCTGAGTTTGTGAAGTTCGTACTGAATCTGCATTGA